In the genome of Thermoanaerobaculia bacterium, one region contains:
- a CDS encoding DUF4388 domain-containing protein, producing MALRGTLRDFSLGEILQLISFQRKTGVLTVEGEEDTVSVSFLDGKVVAADSLKRRFENRLGNLLVRAGKLTPAVLAEVLEEQNRLEQRIGFVLINRGLVTPGDLQAALRTQILNLIYRLFRWSDGRYYFSQEKSVEYEVDHFTPVATENILMEAARMSDEWPLIQSRIPSLDIVFRRAPGTEKLAIVSDEEGEAPGTLAVTPEEAIVWKLIDGKRSVTEVTEATFLSDFDVVKALDQMLGRRLIVEAERPSAAAVPAAAPPLPPPREVIPANTPAALVLWACLAALLLVAIVFLPRNSLNRVLSGARGSYLAPVENSISVAWLQRLDRGLEVFYLNEGFYPANLSELESAAVLEGAAPIEAGTGSYRYILRTGDNKYDLYGKTLDGKLNPSLSLSRTLDPVARETMLTERRKKAETRKKPVRIDVVN from the coding sequence ATGGCGCTCCGGGGCACCCTGCGCGACTTCTCGCTCGGAGAGATCCTCCAGCTGATCAGCTTCCAGCGGAAGACGGGAGTCCTGACCGTCGAAGGGGAGGAGGACACCGTCTCGGTTTCCTTTCTCGACGGGAAGGTGGTCGCGGCGGATTCGCTGAAACGCCGGTTCGAAAATCGTCTCGGAAATCTCCTCGTCCGCGCCGGAAAGCTGACGCCGGCGGTTCTCGCCGAGGTCCTCGAGGAGCAGAACCGGCTCGAGCAGCGGATCGGGTTCGTGCTGATCAATCGGGGGCTCGTCACCCCCGGCGACCTCCAGGCGGCCCTTCGGACCCAGATCCTGAACCTGATCTACCGGCTCTTCCGATGGAGCGACGGCCGCTACTACTTTTCGCAGGAGAAGTCGGTCGAGTACGAAGTCGACCACTTCACGCCCGTCGCCACCGAGAACATCCTCATGGAAGCGGCGCGGATGAGCGACGAGTGGCCGCTGATCCAGAGCCGCATTCCGTCGCTCGACATCGTCTTCCGGCGCGCGCCGGGCACCGAGAAGCTCGCCATCGTCTCCGACGAGGAGGGGGAGGCTCCGGGAACCCTGGCGGTGACTCCCGAAGAAGCGATCGTCTGGAAGCTGATCGACGGGAAGCGGTCCGTCACGGAGGTCACCGAGGCCACGTTCCTCTCCGACTTCGACGTCGTCAAGGCCCTCGACCAGATGCTCGGCCGCCGCCTGATCGTCGAGGCCGAGCGGCCGAGCGCCGCCGCCGTTCCCGCGGCCGCGCCGCCCCTCCCCCCGCCCCGCGAAGTGATTCCCGCCAACACTCCCGCGGCTCTCGTCCTCTGGGCATGCCTCGCGGCTCTCCTTCTCGTCGCGATCGTGTTCCTTCCGAGGAATTCCCTGAACCGGGTCCTCAGCGGCGCGAGGGGGAGCTATCTCGCGCCCGTGGAGAATTCGATTTCCGTCGCGTGGCTCCAGCGGCTCGACCGGGGGCTCGAGGTCTTCTATCTCAACGAGGGTTTCTACCCCGCGAACCTTTCGGAGCTCGAATCGGCCGCGGTGCTCGAGGGGGCGGCGCCGATCGAGGCCGGGACGGGCAGCTACCGTTACATCCTTCGGACCGGCGACAACAAGTACGACCTCTACGGGAAGACCCTCGACGGCAAGCTCAACCCCAGCCTGAGTTTGAGCCGGACTCTCGACCCGGTCGCCCGGGAAACGATGCTGACCGAGCGGCGAAAGAAGGCGGAAACGCGGAAGAAGCCGGTCCGGATCGACGTTG